TGCATTCATAGAAGAATcttcttattcattttcatgctgtttttattgttgGAACTTTTCAACTGGACACTAATAATGCTTTTCAAAGTATTCAGAAGTGCATAAATCACCACAATATGTATTCATCGAGGAATCCTCTTCCGTTTCTTTCCAGAACATTCTTTTCAACTAGACAGTAATAATGCTTTTGAAAGTATTCAGAAGTAGATAAGATAGGATTGTATTCGGAACGAACAAaggatttttcaagtttttttttccttttctcaatTCCTATATCAAAATCTCTCATCCGccaagaaaatgattttactTTTCACCTATCTagatctcttttcttcttcctttttaaacATGGATTTTTGTACATGGAAACAGTACATATTTTATGGTGTCGAACCTTTATGAGTTTATTTGTGATTTTAAATTGCCATTGTTTGCCATTCTCCCTGAAATAATTCAACGAGAATGTTTAGAAATTGTAAGCGACAATAGGAGGAATAATTTAATAGTTTTGAAACGAGAAGAAGTATTGAAAAATCTGCCTGATTTTTGTTTCCGTTTGGCAACGAACGTTAGATGACAATTGTGATTTTGAACTAGAATTGTTCCTGAGCGATTAAAACATGTTTTGTTCTCAAAAAAGCTACTCATTGtgaactttttctcatttcatttttaaatcagGGCgtgttctatttttatattgaGTATATTTTCTATTAGAGATCGTAGCGGTGGCAGATGccattttttcttgactttcttctttctcttttttgattttctctttctctttctttttctttttttatttctttggaaaGGCGTAGGACTTGAAGTGCCAGGCAGTAGAAGTAAGGAAAATCCATCACAGtaacataaataaaagataatCATGGAACgcttctcatttttccttctcattttttccttctcattttAATAAAAGTTATTGATTACTCAAgtattcactttattttcgTTACTCACTAAgagaaaatgttctttgtgTTGACACAACCGTGTTCAAAAttgggaaaagaagaagatagtGGTTCCCATGTGCAATTACGGACTTTCGCTGAATTCATTGCGAGCGCTTAATaactacaataataataataataacgctttataactaataaaaatttatttctcgacAGTTtaaactgatttccttgagctgtagccaagattggtatcgatctttattaaacagcggctaacgtttcggcgatatcgccttcgtcagagcctggaaaactcaaagccattagtgacctatcccctcaagcgcctcatcaccctacagaaagcacccaaacggtaagcaaactcaaacagcaacacataggctagtacttacctcattagctagacttgttaactcagcagaccaccacgtaccacaactacgagtcacaagggtttttatatagggacctcacggcccgccccgtagatcagaacccgcataagtcttgatacggggataactcgtttgtgatcgcaatgcactcatccttcttgttcatttttggacttttggcggttatccaaaaggcctctagcgttttgcgtgctgtgatttcggactcgtaggataatatacgaacttctacctctacttcggagtttggatgacatattctacggtgtgctccaagtggggtgaaggtttttgattttgcgagtccatctagatgctccttgaccctaatacacaatgggcgtcccgtttcccctatataatcgtcgccgcacaacctgcacgtgatacgatacaccactcccgATACTCCTACGTATGGCATTGAAGGCAAAACAGGATCACATGTTCTCTTTGCTTAAGAAGTGTGTGTATAAAGAACATTGTTGTGAACGTTTTGTGCCGGAACGCATTTGGAGGAGAATAGTGGGTGAGTCAAAGTCCATTTGTGATTATATTCGCTCTAGTGCTAAATCTAGACTGCAGGAAAAGTTCAGACGATTAGTAGACCATCAGCAACATCAGAAGGTTAGTAAATCTGTTAAATCTACCTCTGTATGTGCAGATCACAACAGCACCATTGCTAATAAGAACAGTGAACAAAGTTCATTTCGTGTTTCTGTGATTGGCGATGTACTCATCTCAGCTGACGCGCTTTCCGTTTTGGATCTCGGCCCTAGTTTCGCGCCTGTGCAATCAATAAGTCCGGAGGTATCACGCAAGGTTGTGGGCAGCCTCCAATTGGTTCATGATAGGTTGCGACtgagagcaaaagaagaagagcgaaGGCAAGAGAACAGAATAGCTGAGCAAGTATCCTTACCCTCCATACCTTTCCCGCGTATGATGTATAAACCACCTGAACCCAACCCCACGGTAGACAACAAGTTTCGAGTGTTCGCAACATCGGTGTATTCCGTTTTGGAGCGTTTCTCGAGAAAACACGTAAATTTCAATCTCACTGTCGCGCAACGTCGAGGCCTACGTGAGATTCGTAATCTTATTACAGCTGGAGAGATCAAGGTTTCCGTTAGTGATAAGGGAGGCGAATTTGTTGTTCTATCACGTGAACTAGACAAGGCGATAACGAGACAACATCTTGAGGATGACAGTCTATATGTCCCATCCTCCGCCAATGAGTTTAGAAAGCAATATCGCCGCCTAAACAGGGTTTGGGTAGAAACGGCAGGAACAGCAGGGCTcccaaaaaactttattacgcGTCTCAAGAACGACTTACCCGCATGTCCAGTCCTATACACGCTAATCAAAACTCACAAGCTCTCTGAAAATGGCCTCACTTCGAACGATCCACGTGACTTTAAAGTGAGGCCTATCATTAGTGGTATCGGGGGCCCCACGGATAGAATTTCCTGGCTGCTCAACATAATCCTAAATCAGCTGCTTAGATATGTCCCTGCCCACCTCAGCAGTTCTAGcaacttcctaaaacatcTCTGCAGTACCTCAtttgagcgtgaatgtgtagtagagacctttgacgttacgtcactctatacgaacgtttcaaacgatgtagcgatgcaggctgttcacgaactgctcacgcagcgCCAGGCTTCTTTGAACATGTATGGATTCAGCATCAGGCAGATCATGACATTGATAaacgaatgcctgaattgctccattttccgatggtcgggacagtactaccgacaacttagaggcctagctatgggacaaaggctggcacccactctcgccattgttttcatggccaagatcgaaaagcctataatagaccgcaaaccactgctgtattatcgttacatagatgattgctgCGTCGTCTGCTCAACCCAAGCAGAACTAGACGCCTGCTTCAATCTGCTCAAtcagcagtgtccgcacatcaagttcacaagggagaggccgatagacaactggttggctttcctgaatgtgcacatttacttgcggaatgggatatgtaagactaagtggtaccggaaacccagtagtaaaaacatcttaatccactatctttcagcgcatcccagcaaaatgaaaaaatctgttataggtaacatgtacagaacggcggcaagagtctcatcgagtagccaggaaaaagcatggtctataaatgtggcccataaagtagcaatgtccaatgggtacccagctggagatggtgctacccgacaagcacggtatccctctcgaagacccaacgtagtggatggcccagagaagatccctttctgtttaccttatatatctgatgatatgagcagagcagtacggggctgtctacgaaaagcgggtctagggaatgacgtgagggttgtggaaatacctccagcaaacctcaaggcgaagctggtacgtaaccgtgtgtatgatcgactctgcacaactcccagctgcgtggtttgcccgtatggcagagagggtgattgcatgatatcgggagtggtgtatcgtatcacgtgcaggttgtgcggcgacgattatataggggaaacgggacgcccattgtgtattagggtcaaggagcatctagatggactcgcaaaatcaaaaaccttcaccccacttggagcacaccgtagaatatgtcatccaaactccgaagtataggtagaagttcgtatattatcctacgagtccgaaatcacagcacgcaaaacgctagaggccttttggataaccgccaaaagtccaaaaatgaacaagaaggatgagtgcattgcgatcacaaacgagttatccccgtatcaagacttatgcgggttctgatctacggggcgggccgtgaggtccctatataaaaacccttgtgactcgtagttgtggtacgtggtggtctgctgagttaacaagtctagctaatgaggtaagtactagcctatgtgttgctgtttgagtttgcttaccgtttgggtgctttctgtagggtgatgaggcgcttgaggggataggtcactaatggctttgagttttccaggctctgacgaaggcgatatcgccgaaacgttagccgctgtttaataaagatcgataccaatcttggctacagctcaaggaaatcagtttaaactacgtttcaacatgccgagattcaaagacagtcgaacatgggcaatattTCTCGACAGTTTGAGATTCTCCTCAAACGTACACCATTGTGCTCATTGCTGTCCCCATGACGATAtcgtttttaaagaaatggCGAAAAGGAAACCGAAGCCGTAGGGCTCCGCCTTCAGTTCAGCTCTCTGTAGGGAGCGATAATTTCTCTAATTTCCAGCGAGAGACCCGTTCTCCTCTTCCgcgtcatatttttcttcttctaggttttttattttcgctcTTAGGTTTTTAACGTATTCTATCGGCCTTCTGAGATTTTTCGCCACTAAATTATGCAGCAGGCGATGGAAATGGATGTTGACATAATCTAGAATACATTCTCCCTTCAACTCCTACTAGAACTTAGCATAGAATTTCAAACAGAACTGCAAAttttaagttgaaaaaaaaactcacgttAGCTGAACGAATTCAAAAGTAACCGATGTTTTCAGTTATTCGGCTTGTTGAGTTGGTGAGATTCGAATTATTTGACTATGAAAACATTGCTAAATTTCATTAATgctgtttttctcttcctggAGAACCGAAGCGGCTTTGTTAGGAGATGATGTTGTTCACCACCACATCTTCAGACACCTCACGTTTTTTCCTCTTACTCTAAATTCAATTATAATACTCGAAACAAAATCCAAGTTGGTGAGGGGACGAACGTGTCGTCTTTGGTGAGTGCTTAGAAGTCACGGTAGTAGCAAGAAGAGTTCGCGTAGTGGAGTATGAACAGAAAATGCCGGTCTCTGGATTCCagagtttttcttcaatccaGGCGTAATgattagattttaaaaaaaatcgttgaaatATAAGGGTCATCCCCCTATCCGGTCACGCTACCTGGACGTGAATATCCGGAGACATCACGGATGATAACGTTTCCTCAAAACTTTGACTTCCAAAAATAGGAGAATGTCTGTTTTAAGACCGTCTCACTACTTGTATCCAATGTGAACAACACTGAGTgtatgagtaaataaataaataaataaatgacaagATTCCCCCAGGTCCCTTGTCGGCTAGAAGAAGCACGGATCGGCTGTGAGAGGATGGTAATTTGTCGACGTGCGGAAGCGTTGTTGTTATTTAGTGGTTAACGTACCAATCCAGTCGAATTCTACATACCTCGTAAACAATATGTTCCACCAGCTTCCTGGAATTTCTGCCTTCCTTCCTTCGTTCTCCAATGGCTGTGGTACAcattcttcattatttatcTACAGATGTGGGTATTTGTGAAAACTTTTGCTGGACTTATAAGTTCTTTATAAAAGTTTAGAACTCGAACAATGGATTTTTGCACTGGAATACCTTTAAAATCTGTATTTTTGTAACGAAAAGTGATTTTTGTGAAATGACCTGAATATTTTTGTGCAAAAGTCGCTGCTTATGATACTAAGGAGTTTTAGGAGGTGCAGAAAAATTATTCGCTGGTTTTCTTCACAATATCAGTTACTTATTAGAAGTACCATTaaatccttcctttttctgaatgttttAAGGATTTCAACGGAGAAACAAAGACAACGAAACAGAGAAATGCGTTTCCAACAGATGTTTTCCCGGCTTGTCTAGGCAGCTCCGACGAGGCACTGACTACTGTAAGCACGTTAGATTCGGATTTTCCACACGTGCTGCACACGTGCTCACTCTTTTGCATTTTCAGCGGAACGGTAAATGGGTATCATAATATTGCCGGGAGCAGCAAAAAAGTATTCTGAACCATAGGGACCGTGACTGACTATGACTCCAAACGtacacattttgaaaaaaattaagcattTGACCGTAAACATCTCAAAAATCGGATCCTGGCTAATTTAGTTTGGAATGAGTTAGTGTTCATCGAAGCattggaaaaataataataataaatgaataaataaatgaaataatgttAATAAAATGCCTATTAGATTGTGATTTTGATAGCGAcaccttttctctttctatagCAGAAAAGCTTTGATGAACGTAATTCGCGGCTACAGTAATCCTCAGTTTTCTCAACGATGACATCGGTCTTCGGGATAGTGTTACAATTCTACAAGTTCCTTGgtttatttcttctacaaGGCAAGTTTCTTGCGATTTTTATGTTTGGGCAGCAGAAAATAAAGAtgtaaaagataaaaacacaaGACTTTCCCTTTTTCGATCAAAATTGTAAATTGAGCTCTTGGATAAAGGCTACCTTGCTGTCTTAAATCCCTATTGTTATTGTAGAATTCGATTTATAGTCAAAACACGATTTGAAGTTGGTCAGACCttctccgagaaaaaaaatcaaatgccTATATGCCCTAAGTGCCAGGATTTTTAAAGTCtccaattttgaaatttaagtTACGGGACGGGTAATCAATTTGTTGCTTTAGCACTAGGGAAGGCAGCATTTacagtttcttcttctttgttcacaaagtccaaaaattaataaaagtagtataattttttatttttatttttttccatacattCGTTGATAAAA
This window of the Necator americanus strain Aroian chromosome III, whole genome shotgun sequence genome carries:
- a CDS encoding hypothetical protein (NECATOR_CHRIII.G9894.T1), with translation MALKAKQDHMFSLLKKCVYKEHCCERFVPERIWRRIVGESKSICDYIRSSAKSRLQEKFRRLVDHQQHQKVSKSVKSTSVCADHNSTIANKNSEQSSFRVSVIGDVLISADALSVLDLGPSFAPVQSISPEVSRKVVGSLQLVHDRLRLRAKEEERRQENRIAEQVSLPSIPFPRMMYKPPEPNPTVDNKFRVFATSVYSVLERFSRKHVNFNLTVAQRRGLREIRNLITAGEIKVSVSDKGGEFVVLSRELDKAITRQHLEDDSLYVPSSANEFRKQYRRLNRVWVETAGTAGLPKNFITRLKNDLPACPVLYTLIKTHKLSENGLTSNDPRDFKVRPIISGIGGPTDRISWLLNIILNQLLRYVPAHLSSSSNFLKHLCSTSFERECVVETFDVTSLYTNVSNDVAMQAVHELLTQRQASLNMYGFSIRQIMTLINECLNCSIFRWSGQYYRQLRGLAMGQRLAPTLAIVFMAKIEKPIIDRKPLLYYRYIDDCCVVCSTQAELDACFNLLNQQCPHIKFTRERPIDNWLAFLNVHIYLRNGICKTKWYRKPSSKNILIHYLSAHPSKMKKSVIGNMYRTAARVSSSSQEKAWSINVAHKVAMSNGYPAGDGATRQARYPSRRPNVVDGPEKIPFCLPYISDDMSRAVRGCLRKAGLGNDVRVVEIPPANLKAKLVRNRVYDRLCTTPSCVVCPYGREGDCMISGVVYRITCRLCGDDYIGETGRPLCIRVKEHLDGLAKSKTFTPLGAHRRICHPNSEV